The proteins below come from a single Aspergillus oryzae RIB40 DNA, chromosome 5 genomic window:
- a CDS encoding putative MFS multidrug transporter (vesicular amine transporter), with protein sequence MQFTTSRGSVWGHKWRSSSLFIVSAMAMALFTDVFLSTFIVPILPYILESRLGLDVSLTQRMSFALLALSAVTSLICSPFIGHYADQMSSKKIMLLGSLATALFSTIILAMATSTFTLFFGRFIQAVASAFIWTVGYATIADNVKQDNLGKTYGVISLVVAVGTSGGPMAAGILFEIGGYWLAWSSAFAIIVVDIVLRVLMIERPRTQPGTPRGDDQDPENDPLLPDNISIVEEKTGWHFYTYLFRHRQFVCGAMSYFVFAVLISSFDTTIPLHVRDVFDWGSMMSGLLFAALQGPGIIMSPLCGWLKDRYGTRYPTAAGFAILTPIMWVLGMPGDDRFPGVNGGNTGQIVYAVCVTAVGTFSCLLNGAGSIEATVTVDEIEARHPGIFGPNGGYSRALSLASMSWTSGAFIGPILSGYLTEKVGYYEMNCVIAVLCALSTVNALWNLKSKTPADGQGQPDDRK encoded by the exons ATGCAGTTCACCACCTCTCGAGGGTCTGTATGGGGCCACAAATGGCGGTCTTCGTCGTTATTCATTGTCAGCGCCATGGCAATGGCGCTGTTCACTG ATGTCTTCCTGTCTACCTTCATTGTGCCGATCCTCCCCTACATCCTGGAAAGCCGTCTCGGTCTCGATGTGTCCCTGACCCAGCGCATGAGTTTTGCATTGCTGGCGTTAAGTGCGGTCACATCGCTCATCTGCAGCCCATTTATTGGCCACTATGCGGATCAGATGTCTTCGAAGAAGATCATGCTGCTCGGCTCATTGGCTACGGCATTATTCTCCACAATCATTCTGGCTATGGCGACTTCAA CTTttaccttgttcttcggtcGTTTCATTCAAGCAGTTGCGAGCGCATTCATCTGGACAGTGGGATACGCGACGATCGCGGACAATGTTAAGCAGGACAATCTGGGCAAGACTTACGGGGTGATCTCCCTTGTCGTGGCTGTGGGTACGTCCGGAGGACCCATGGCTGCTGGCATACTGTTCGAGATAGGTGGATACTGGTTGGCATGGTCGAGTGCCTTTGCCATAATCGTGGTGGATATTGTGCTCCGCGTGTTGATGATCGAGCGACCGAGGACGCAACCAG GCACGCCGCGTGGCGACGATCAGGACCCCGAGAACGATCCCCTCCTACCAGACAACATTAGCATTGTCGAGGAAAAGACGGGGTGGCACTTTTATACATATCTCTTCCGACACCGTCAATTTGTCTGCGGTGCCATGAGCTATTTTGTATTCGCTGTCTTGATTTCCAGCTTTGATACCACCATCCCTCTTCATGTTCGGGACGTATTCGACTGGGGTAGTATGATGTCCGGGTTACTTTTCGCCGCTTTACAAGGTCCTGGAATAATTATGAGCCCGCTCTGTGGTTGGTTGAAAGATCGCTATGGCACACGGTATCCAACCGCAGCAGGTTTCGCCATCCTGACGCCCATAATGTGGGTGCTGGGTATGCCCGGCGACGATCGGTTCCCCGGCGTGAACGGTGGCAACACAGGACAAATCGTCTATGCCGTCTGCGTAACTGCAGTGGGAACTTTCTCGTGTTTACTCAATGGCGCAGGAAGTATTGAAGCTACAG TGACCGTCGACGAAATTGAAGCCAGACATCCCGGCATTTTTGGCCCTAATGGCGGGTACTCGCGAGCGCTGTCTCTTGCGAGCATGAGCTGGACCTCGGGGGCATTCATTGGTCCTATTTTGTCTGGATATCTGACCGAGAAGGTCGGATACTATGAAATGAACTGCGTTATTG CCGTTCTGTGCGCCCTGTCGACTGTGAACGCTCTCTGGAACCTCAAGTCCAAGACCCCGGCGGATGGCCAAGGTCAACCTGACGATCGTAAATAA
- a CDS encoding uncharacterized protein (predicted protein) yields MPTDQGEIKYIAVLGATGNQGGGVVRALLAKTEPSFHVRAITRDVSSPAAQRLQAKYKDSGRLEFVAADVYNKQSLIEAFQNVYGVFAVTNNRIAGKKIEKEQDMDHELVAGRNIIDAAKSQHNE; encoded by the exons ATGCCAACCGACCAAGGAGAAATAAAGTATATCGCCGTCCTCGGCGCAACAGGGAACCAAGGGGGTGGTGTTGTCCGCGCACTTCTCGCGAAGACCGAGCCATCGTTCCATGTTCGCGCCATCACACGTGACGTTTCTTCCCCTGCAGCGCAGAGGCTTCAGGCGAAGTACAAAGACAGTGGTAGACTTGAGTTCGTCGCTGCTGATGTTTACAACAAACAATCCCTAATTGAAGCGTTTCAAAACGTCTATGGGGTGTTTGCTGTGACGAATAACCGGATcgctgggaagaagattgaaaaggagCAGGATATGGATCATGAACTGGTGGCTGGGAGGAATATTATCGATGCGGCGAAG TCCCAGCACAATGAAtga
- a CDS encoding ankyrin repeat domain-containing protein (ankyrin), which translates to MSFFGTIHGCQYFLNNLASHLDCCLIPRKQRSFAPNISQIPNLILPVTVRLKKNATMRSDYSAQDLDAILELAATVQKQYTDVPDQYKAILHDAKRLSDQLCETEDEDTGDSAEDQEKQRLDDIHKRCRDLLHELDAYLGQLDTTRTPSPQDEGGSVDLKTTTGETVLLAAKQGFREIVRFLLEQGVPIDPKDRAGRTPLHHAVAKDHKEVVKVILEAGGDIETTDLADHIPPMFAAPHGNDKENRSCHTPLITAIEADNEEMVKLLLEAGADPDHYTDYYTPLTSAARNHNMGIFTLLIDKVSNLDHQDEGGDTPLIHAAKWHNGLAELLVERGARLDVENRYGETAMSIASQRANKHLLTLLLERIPGQEYINAKGQGLLHFAAESDLGGGDEAMVRFLLAREGLTRDQKVADAQSGLHGAAWRGYTTILKILLEIDGVDVDGKDANGYTALWLAVRMGREDAIELLLDTYGANPEIHNGHMEWTAIHAAIIHNEPSTARMLLARGVNPNSRDRHGRTPLSGAVNIEWDICHDGIGSTMVPLLLETNGVDVNSQDNLGRTPLFWALLSAIYLVHSPEKVEMYEAGVQLLLEQGARVDIRDESGRTPIFYAAMVKRAALVQMFLAKGAEPDCIDADGRTPLSYAVEPFNVVWLVEYKGESEDEWDPAWSGDQLSKVVKALLAQGADPNRRDVKGLTPLSRAEKRLEEGNEVLILLRKASARGSGLWFKSRF; encoded by the exons ATGTCCTTCTTCGGAACTATTCATGGGTGTCAATACTTTTTAAACAACCTAGCTAGTCACCTGGACTGTTGCCTTATACCACGTAAACAGCGTAGCTTCGCCCCCAATATCAGCCAAATCCCCAACCTCATTCTTCCAGTTACTGTCAGGCTGAAAAAAAATGCCACAATGCGCTCCGACTACAGCGCGCAGGACCTCGATGCCATTCTGGAACTGGCTGCTACAGTACAGAAACAGTATACGGATGTGCCAGACCAATACAAAGCTATTTTGCACGA TGCCAAGCGGCTGTCTGATCAGCTGTGCGagactgaagatgaggatacCGGTGACTCGGCTGAGGATCAAGAGAAGCAGAGACTAGACGATATTCACAAACGCTGTCGGGATCTCTTACACGAGCTGGATGCATATTTGGGGCAGTTAGATACAACAAGAACTCCGTCACCACAAGATGAAGGGGGATCCGTTGACTTGAAGACCACGACAGGTGAAACTGTCCTACTTGCAGCCAAGCAAGGTTTTAGAGAAATTGTCCGGTTTCTCCTCGAGCAAGGAGTTCCCATCGACCCCAAAGACAGAGCGGGGCGGACTCCCCTCCATCATGCAGTGGCAAAGGACCACAAAGAAGTAGTCAAGGTCATCCTCGAAGCCGGCGGTGATATAGAGACGACGGACCTGGCGGACCATATCCCACCAATGTTCGCAGCGCCCCATGGAAatgacaaggagaacagGTCGTGCCACACACCTCTGATTACTGCAATAGAAGCCGACAATGAGGAGATGGTcaagcttcttctggaagcggGTGCTGACCCGGACCATTACACTGATTATTATACGCCTTTGACGTCTGCAGCACGAAACCACAACATGGGCATATTCACACTGTTGATTGACAAAGTCTCTAATTTAGACCATCAGGATGAAGGGGGCGATACTCCGCTGATACATGCTGCAAAATGGCACAATGGGTTGGCGGAGCTCCTTGTGGAGCGAGGTGCAAGATTGGACGTTGAGAACAGATACGGTGAAACTGCGATGTCCATCGCTTCACAGCGTGCAAACAAGCACCTGCTCACATTGCTTCTAGAGAGGATTCCTGGTCAGGAGTATATCAATGCGAAGGGTCAAGGCCTACTTCATTTTGCTGCAGAGAGCGACCTAGGAGGTGGGGATGAAGCCATGGTTCGCTTTCTCCTGGCGAGGGAGGGGTTGACTCGGGACCAGAAAGTCGCAGATGCTCAAAGTGGACTTCACGGTGCCGCATGGAGGGGGTATACTACCATATTGAAAATACTGCTTGAGATAGATGGTGTGGATGTCGACGGCAAGGACGCGAATGGCTACACCGCGCTTTGGCTGGCTGTTCGGATGGGTAGGGAGGATGCCATCGAGCTCCTTCTTGATACATATGGGGCAAACCCTGAGATTCATAACGGCCACATGGAATGGACAGCAATACATGCAGCTATTATTCATAACGAGCCGTCAACTGCGCGGATGCTTCTGGCAAGAGGCGTTAATCCAAACAGTAGGGACCGCCACGGTCGAACTCCCTTATCCGGGGCGGTTAATATCGAATGGGATATTTGCCATGATGGTATCGGTTCAACAATGGTGCCGTTGCTTCTTGAAACAAATGGCGTGGATGTCAACAGCCAAGATAACTTGGGTCGCACCCCCCTGTTCTGGGCTCTATTATCCGCCATCTATTTGGTGCACTCCCCAGAGAAAGTAGAAATGTACGAGGCTGGcgttcagctccttcttgaaCAGGGTGCGAGAGTCGACATCCGCGATGAATCTGGTAGGACACCCATATTCTACGCGGCAATGGTGAAACGTGCCGCACTGGTCCAAATGTTCCTGGCGAAGGGCGCAGAGCCGGACTGCATAGATGCTGATGGTAGGACACCGCTTTCCTATGCAGTGGAGCCTTTCAAtgttgtttggttggtggAGTACAAAGGTGAATCTGAGGATGAATGGGATCCTGCATGGTCTGGTGACCAGTTGAGCAAGGTGGTGAaagctcttcttgctcaagGTGCTGACCCGAATCGTCGCGATGTAAAGGGTCTAACACCACTCTCACGCGCCGAAAAGAGGCTTGAGGAAGGGAATGAAGTGTTGATTCTGCTCAGGAAAGCCTCCGCTCGAGGGTCAGGCTTGTGGTTCAAAAGCCGCTTCTAG